From Natronincola ferrireducens, the proteins below share one genomic window:
- a CDS encoding MTH1187 family thiamine-binding protein: MAHVNLSLQVLPRVPDERIYPVVDAVIHMIQETGLKYEVGPMETTIEGELDELLEIVKKAQDICIEEGATRVMSVIKIDYRPEGVTMDEKIKKYR; the protein is encoded by the coding sequence ATGGCTCATGTTAATTTAAGTCTACAGGTACTACCAAGGGTTCCAGATGAAAGAATTTATCCTGTTGTGGATGCAGTTATACATATGATTCAAGAAACGGGGTTAAAGTATGAAGTAGGACCAATGGAAACAACTATTGAAGGAGAACTGGATGAACTTTTAGAAATCGTTAAAAAAGCTCAAGATATTTGCATAGAGGAAGGTGCTACTAGAGTAATGTCTGTTATTAAGATAGATTATAGGCCAGAGGGCGTGACAATGGATGAAAAGATTAAAAAATATCGATAA
- a CDS encoding ABC transporter permease — protein MKRLKNIDNVFHRLSRLNIDILPLGFSLSLLMLWEMVGRLGWVQPFILPAPSAVVRALITTFPIMREHITTTLLEAVVGFLVAILLAVMMAVAMDRIVVVRRTLYPLVIISQTVPIITLAPLFAMWFGFGYLPKIVIVVLVCFFPITISLLEGLASVDKDLLNLLKSMGASHLDIYRIVKLPAALPSFFAGLKISGTYSIMGAVIGEWIGGKKGLGVYMMRARQSFATDRVFATIVIIVLLSIAVLKLIIFIEARAIPWHRELRKIQKEE, from the coding sequence ATGAAAAGATTAAAAAATATCGATAATGTCTTTCATAGGTTAAGCAGATTGAATATAGACATCCTTCCCTTAGGGTTCAGCCTTTCTTTATTGATGCTTTGGGAGATGGTTGGAAGGCTAGGCTGGGTACAACCCTTTATCCTTCCAGCCCCTTCGGCTGTTGTACGGGCCTTAATCACTACATTCCCCATCATGAGGGAGCATATTACCACAACTTTACTTGAAGCGGTGGTAGGATTTTTAGTAGCAATTCTATTGGCAGTGATGATGGCAGTGGCTATGGATAGAATTGTGGTTGTCAGGAGAACCCTATACCCTTTGGTGATTATTTCTCAAACCGTTCCTATTATTACTTTGGCTCCCCTATTTGCCATGTGGTTTGGATTTGGATATTTACCGAAGATTGTTATAGTGGTCCTGGTGTGTTTTTTCCCTATTACGATTAGTCTGCTGGAGGGTTTGGCTTCAGTGGATAAAGACCTGTTAAATCTACTGAAGTCTATGGGAGCCAGTCACCTAGATATCTATAGGATTGTAAAGCTTCCTGCTGCCCTACCCAGCTTCTTTGCTGGATTAAAAATTTCTGGTACCTATAGTATTATGGGGGCAGTGATTGGAGAATGGATAGGAGGCAAAAAGGGGTTAGGTGTCTATATGATGCGGGCTAGACAATCCTTTGCCACCGATAGAGTATTTGCCACCATTGTAATAATTGTATTATTGAGTATAGCTGTACTAAAGTTGATAATTTTTATCGAAGCCAGGGCTATACCATGGCATAGGGAACTACGTAAAATACAGAAGGAGGAATAA
- a CDS encoding ABC transporter substrate-binding protein → MKRLMIAFMILVLMTAVIGCGANSQEGGDTPQQLEKVTVILDWVPNTNHTGMYTAIEKGYYQEEGLEVEILQPTAGGSTDLIAAKQGEFGISYQEQVAYARTAENPLPVTAIAAIIQHNTSGFASPAHREIISPKDFEGKIYGGWGSPMEEAILKALMGRDDGDFDKLEMVVTGEVDFFTSVENHVDFQWIYYGWDGVAAELMDYDLNFILLQDIHEALDFYTPVIIAHDDLLKSNPELVEKFMRATTRGYQYAIANPQDAAADLLKSAPELDEELVVASQLYLADQYQAEAPRWGEMRSTVWENYSNWMYEQGLLREKLDVETAFTNDFLPPQ, encoded by the coding sequence ATGAAAAGGCTTATGATTGCTTTTATGATATTGGTATTAATGACAGCTGTTATTGGCTGCGGAGCTAACTCTCAGGAGGGAGGGGATACACCTCAACAGTTGGAAAAAGTAACAGTGATTTTAGATTGGGTACCAAATACAAATCATACCGGCATGTACACCGCTATAGAAAAGGGCTACTATCAAGAAGAAGGTCTAGAGGTAGAAATCCTACAGCCTACAGCCGGAGGCAGTACCGATTTAATTGCAGCTAAGCAAGGGGAATTTGGTATTAGCTATCAAGAACAAGTGGCCTATGCCAGAACAGCAGAAAATCCATTGCCTGTAACTGCTATAGCAGCCATTATTCAACATAACACCTCAGGCTTTGCCTCTCCAGCCCATAGGGAGATTATATCCCCTAAGGACTTTGAGGGTAAAATCTATGGGGGATGGGGATCTCCTATGGAGGAGGCTATACTAAAGGCTTTGATGGGTAGAGACGATGGAGATTTTGATAAGCTAGAAATGGTTGTTACAGGAGAGGTGGACTTCTTCACCAGTGTAGAAAATCATGTGGACTTTCAATGGATTTATTATGGATGGGATGGTGTTGCAGCAGAATTAATGGACTATGATTTAAATTTTATTCTTTTACAGGATATCCATGAAGCCCTAGACTTCTATACCCCAGTGATTATTGCCCATGATGATCTTTTAAAAAGCAATCCTGAATTAGTAGAAAAATTTATGAGGGCAACAACAAGGGGCTATCAATATGCTATAGCCAATCCTCAAGATGCTGCAGCTGACCTATTAAAATCAGCCCCAGAGCTGGATGAGGAATTAGTAGTAGCAAGTCAATTGTACTTGGCTGACCAATACCAGGCAGAAGCACCTAGATGGGGGGAAATGAGAAGTACCGTATGGGAAAACTACAGTAATTGGATGTATGAGCAGGGGTTATTAAGAGAAAAGTTAGATGTAGAAACAGCTTTTACAAACGACTTTTTACCACCTCAGTAG
- a CDS encoding ABC transporter ATP-binding protein translates to MKKLEILHITKYFDELYTLQDISLTVEENEFVTILGPSGSGKSTLFNIVAGLEKADAGKILIEEKDYTGKTGRVSYMHQKDLLMPWKTILDNVCIPLRIKGMNKKEAKDQALPYFTPFGLEGFEDHYPHQLSGGMRQRAALLRTYLFTQDILLLDEPFGGLDAITKRRMQQWLLGVLERLRASILFITHDIDEAIFLSDKIYILSERPAKIKEVIDIDIPRPRDHTTFTCQEFVALKERILTIL, encoded by the coding sequence ATGAAAAAGCTGGAAATCCTTCATATAACCAAATATTTTGATGAACTGTATACCCTACAGGACATATCCCTTACTGTTGAAGAAAATGAATTTGTTACTATTTTAGGTCCCAGTGGTAGTGGAAAAAGTACTTTGTTTAATATTGTTGCTGGTCTTGAAAAGGCCGATGCTGGAAAAATATTAATAGAAGAGAAGGATTACACTGGAAAAACTGGACGGGTAAGCTATATGCACCAAAAAGATTTACTAATGCCTTGGAAAACAATTTTAGATAATGTCTGCATACCTTTAAGGATTAAGGGTATGAACAAAAAAGAAGCTAAAGACCAAGCCCTCCCCTACTTTACCCCTTTTGGACTAGAAGGCTTCGAGGATCACTACCCCCATCAGCTTTCTGGGGGCATGAGGCAAAGGGCGGCTTTGCTTAGGACTTATCTTTTCACCCAGGATATTTTACTGCTGGATGAGCCCTTCGGAGGCTTAGATGCTATTACAAAACGAAGGATGCAGCAATGGCTGTTGGGGGTATTGGAGAGGTTAAGGGCTTCCATTTTATTTATCACCCATGATATAGATGAGGCTATTTTTCTCTCGGATAAAATTTATATTCTTTCAGAACGCCCAGCAAAGATTAAGGAAGTAATAGATATTGACATTCCTAGACCCCGGGATCATACTACGTTTACATGCCAAGAATTTGTGGCGTTAAAGGAAAGGATTTTAACGATACTTTAA
- a CDS encoding TIGR01906 family membrane protein, producing MKRIIYIAFGILLSLVLLLTAVDIVAFNMNHYKREFAKHDITTVTGMDDENLQHVTKELLSYLRDERDDLKIEAVVRGEKREVFGEREKLHMIDVKDLFVGGRKVRKVSLIILGLLLILFIKTDKDWKRNLAKTFMFTGMVNIDLIILLFLLMHFDFTKYFDYFHYIFFDNDLWILDPNTEILIQMLPQEFFFNTAVKIALIYAGTIIALGIGGFWYKKRQIL from the coding sequence ATGAAAAGAATAATCTATATTGCGTTTGGCATTCTTCTCTCCCTTGTTCTATTATTGACGGCAGTAGATATTGTAGCCTTTAATATGAACCATTATAAAAGAGAGTTTGCAAAGCATGATATCACTACTGTAACGGGAATGGATGATGAGAATTTACAACATGTCACAAAGGAATTACTCTCCTATTTAAGGGATGAACGTGATGACCTAAAGATAGAAGCAGTAGTCAGAGGAGAAAAAAGAGAAGTCTTCGGGGAGAGGGAGAAGCTTCATATGATTGATGTAAAGGATCTCTTTGTAGGTGGAAGAAAGGTAAGGAAGGTTAGCCTAATTATACTGGGATTGCTATTGATACTCTTTATAAAAACTGATAAGGATTGGAAAAGAAACCTTGCTAAAACCTTCATGTTCACAGGAATGGTTAATATAGATTTAATTATTCTTTTATTTCTATTGATGCACTTTGATTTTACAAAATACTTTGACTATTTTCACTATATCTTCTTTGATAATGATTTGTGGATTCTAGATCCCAACACGGAAATACTAATACAAATGCTGCCCCAGGAGTTTTTCTTTAACACTGCTGTAAAAATAGCTCTCATCTATGCAGGGACTATTATTGCATTAGGAATAGGTGGTTTTTGGTACAAGAAAAGGCAAATCCTTTAG
- a CDS encoding rubrerythrin family protein, whose amino-acid sequence MSLKGTKTEENLWAAFAGESQTRNKYTYFAEIARHEGHENIAAVFDILGDQEKDHAKTILSFLNGLKDTATNLRISAENEGYEGTTMYKEFERVAREEGFMEIADFFENVGKIEMEHEKMFLSLLNQLRKDEA is encoded by the coding sequence GTGTCATTGAAGGGAACAAAAACCGAAGAAAATCTTTGGGCGGCCTTTGCTGGGGAAAGTCAAACCAGAAATAAATATACTTATTTTGCTGAAATAGCCCGCCATGAAGGTCATGAAAATATCGCAGCAGTTTTTGACATCTTAGGTGATCAGGAAAAAGACCATGCTAAGACGATTTTAAGTTTTTTAAATGGATTAAAGGATACAGCAACAAATTTACGAATATCTGCAGAAAACGAAGGCTATGAAGGGACCACCATGTATAAAGAATTTGAAAGAGTGGCTCGAGAAGAAGGTTTTATGGAAATTGCCGACTTTTTTGAGAATGTAGGAAAAATTGAAATGGAGCATGAAAAAATGTTCTTATCTTTGCTGAATCAATTAAGAAAAGATGAAGCTTAA
- a CDS encoding FeoA family protein — MPLYELRKNHRCTIEKIPAIQLLKSIGVREGMTVSVMSRQPLGGPIVIQIGKRSFAIARDVAEQIVVREVN; from the coding sequence ATGCCGTTGTATGAGCTAAGGAAGAACCATCGTTGTACTATAGAAAAAATACCTGCCATCCAACTTCTAAAGTCTATTGGTGTGCGGGAAGGGATGACGGTTTCTGTTATGTCAAGGCAGCCATTAGGAGGGCCTATTGTCATTCAAATAGGCAAACGCAGCTTTGCTATAGCAAGGGATGTAGCAGAGCAGATTGTTGTGAGGGAGGTTAATTAA
- a CDS encoding ferrous iron transporter B produces MGCHTADGKDLYIEKNDLKILLMGNPNVGKSVVFSKLTGMEVMSANYTGTTVTYTKGIINHRKKKGVLIDVPGTYSLDSTSPAEEVAIEFLNEASADVVICVLDATNLERNLNFALQVQEYGLPTVFALNLIDVAERQGISIDVEKLEKELGAPVVPTVAIRNIGLVELMEKTWEIMGNKENSITDLTVTEEERWQKVGKIIKQVQNVEDRHPTFLEKLGDLMLQPFPGLPIAVFVLMMALGVVVGGGKGLRAAIFLPLVNNWIVPFFRNIISLFITEGITYNILVGEYGVLVKGIEWPFALILPYVLLFYIVLSFLEDSGYLPRLGVLVDATLRRLGVHGGNIVPFIMGYGCAVPAILGTRAATSYKERLIVSSLVALAVPCAAQTGAFIALLGEHSALVLASVYLISFASIVIAGTILNKVIGGKIEPMLLEIPNLLLPDSQALLKKIWIRTKGFMIEAELPMMLGVGFAALVAETGMLNAVSGYVAPLTTGWLGLPSEATLGLMLGIIRRELAVLPLLELNLTTLQLLVGSVVALFYIPCLSVLGVLIKEFGIKISLIIGVSTIVIAFFIGGLINQIGSFIGLLF; encoded by the coding sequence TTGGGTTGTCATACTGCAGATGGTAAAGACCTATATATAGAAAAGAATGATTTAAAAATTTTACTAATGGGTAACCCTAATGTCGGTAAAAGTGTTGTTTTTTCCAAACTAACAGGTATGGAGGTTATGTCAGCTAACTATACCGGTACAACTGTAACCTATACAAAAGGGATTATTAATCATAGAAAAAAGAAGGGTGTATTGATAGATGTTCCAGGAACCTATTCTTTAGATTCTACATCGCCGGCTGAAGAGGTGGCGATTGAATTTTTAAATGAGGCTTCGGCAGATGTGGTTATATGTGTATTAGATGCTACAAATTTAGAGAGAAATCTAAACTTTGCTCTACAGGTGCAAGAATACGGTCTACCAACGGTTTTCGCTTTAAACCTTATTGATGTGGCAGAGCGACAGGGTATATCTATCGATGTAGAAAAGCTAGAAAAAGAATTAGGTGCTCCTGTAGTACCTACGGTGGCCATACGGAATATAGGGTTAGTAGAATTAATGGAAAAAACCTGGGAGATTATGGGGAATAAAGAAAATTCCATAACTGACTTAACCGTCACAGAGGAAGAACGATGGCAGAAGGTAGGAAAAATTATAAAACAGGTGCAAAATGTAGAGGATAGACATCCTACATTTTTGGAAAAACTAGGGGACTTAATGCTTCAGCCCTTTCCTGGTTTGCCCATAGCTGTCTTTGTATTAATGATGGCTTTAGGAGTAGTAGTAGGTGGGGGTAAAGGCTTGAGGGCTGCTATTTTTCTACCCCTTGTCAACAATTGGATAGTACCATTTTTTAGAAACATAATTTCCCTTTTTATAACAGAGGGAATCACCTATAACATTTTAGTTGGAGAGTATGGGGTGCTTGTAAAGGGAATAGAATGGCCCTTTGCTTTAATTTTACCCTACGTACTTTTATTTTACATTGTATTATCCTTTTTAGAAGATAGCGGCTATCTACCTAGATTGGGGGTTTTAGTGGATGCTACCCTCCGACGACTAGGTGTTCATGGGGGGAATATTGTTCCCTTTATTATGGGCTATGGATGTGCTGTACCGGCTATTCTAGGTACTAGGGCCGCCACCAGCTATAAGGAAAGACTGATTGTATCCTCATTAGTAGCTTTAGCAGTACCCTGTGCTGCCCAGACAGGAGCCTTCATTGCCTTATTGGGAGAACACTCAGCCTTGGTATTAGCTTCAGTTTACTTAATATCTTTTGCCTCCATTGTAATAGCGGGAACAATTCTAAATAAAGTCATTGGTGGAAAAATTGAACCTATGCTTTTAGAAATTCCAAATTTATTGCTGCCAGATTCTCAGGCCCTCTTGAAAAAAATATGGATTCGGACTAAGGGTTTTATGATCGAAGCTGAGCTCCCAATGATGTTAGGGGTTGGATTTGCTGCGTTGGTAGCAGAAACAGGGATGTTAAATGCCGTTAGCGGGTATGTAGCTCCTTTAACAACCGGATGGTTGGGGCTCCCTAGTGAGGCTACTTTAGGACTGATGCTGGGAATTATCCGTCGAGAATTGGCAGTGTTACCTCTTTTAGAATTAAACCTTACAACCCTTCAATTATTGGTTGGATCAGTGGTGGCCCTATTTTATATTCCTTGTCTTTCAGTTCTAGGGGTTTTAATTAAAGAATTTGGTATAAAGATTTCTTTGATTATAGGGGTTTCAACTATTGTGATCGCCTTCTTTATAGGGGGCCTGATAAACCAAATTGGTAGCTTTATAGGATTATTATTTTAA
- a CDS encoding class I SAM-dependent methyltransferase: protein MIALLTRELEKVFAQFPATSSILSLYYKNMVGKEIHMGNICKNDKVLCIGGGSFPCTALQIAQRTGAYVEVIDIDPIAIKNARRVVASLHMEKNIKIIEGRGQEIDPSRFSVIHIARQACPHIEILNNILNRASNGARILMRSNKNHLKTIHRFLNEACCNGKCCCMEKDYTFMQETVFFIKSHGGKRNEKVSSVYSDDTTNSSPSLAG from the coding sequence ATGATAGCATTATTAACAAGGGAATTAGAAAAGGTATTTGCTCAGTTTCCTGCCACCAGTAGTATTCTTTCCCTCTATTACAAAAACATGGTAGGAAAAGAAATCCATATGGGGAATATTTGTAAAAATGATAAGGTTTTATGTATTGGGGGAGGCTCTTTTCCCTGTACTGCCCTACAAATAGCTCAAAGGACAGGAGCTTATGTAGAGGTGATAGACATTGATCCTATAGCAATCAAAAATGCTAGAAGGGTGGTTGCAAGCCTTCATATGGAGAAAAACATAAAAATCATAGAAGGTCGAGGGCAAGAAATAGATCCTTCGAGATTTTCTGTTATCCATATAGCCCGCCAAGCTTGTCCCCATATTGAAATTTTGAATAACATTTTAAATAGGGCTTCTAATGGGGCTAGAATATTGATGCGAAGCAATAAAAATCATTTGAAAACCATCCATAGGTTTTTAAATGAAGCTTGTTGTAATGGGAAGTGCTGTTGTATGGAAAAAGACTATACTTTTATGCAGGAAACCGTATTTTTTATTAAAAGCCATGGAGGGAAAAGAAATGAAAAAGTTAGCTCTGTTTATAGTGACGATACTACTAATAGCAGTCCTTCTTTGGCAGGCTAA
- a CDS encoding lysylphosphatidylglycerol synthase transmembrane domain-containing protein, producing the protein MKKLALFIVTILLIAVLLWQANLQDVIGVLEEVDPLLILGVCLLQIITMLIINFQWYKLAAIIGEKPDFKQLLSMNMVGTFVESITPSAKAGGEVTKIYLLKSQLGFSAGEATVLVTLQKIISLFTFLLLNTMAVAAFLCMIHCESLQLQVLLLSTLFLVLWIASLVVFLIYPNKVKKILKVLPIKEGWRIKLHDFIGTIETTLQSVMKDKKKLLPQFLLSLCIWGLFAVKAYLIARGLKIQLPFISIAVVTYLTYMIGMLPLLPGGIGTFEGGMVFFLLPLGVPVYQAIAFALTLRFVTFWFVFLISGGWLGFKEIKKIRFKWKTA; encoded by the coding sequence ATGAAAAAGTTAGCTCTGTTTATAGTGACGATACTACTAATAGCAGTCCTTCTTTGGCAGGCTAACCTACAGGATGTAATAGGGGTTTTAGAAGAGGTGGACCCCCTACTGATTTTGGGGGTTTGTTTGCTTCAAATTATAACAATGCTCATCATTAATTTTCAATGGTATAAATTAGCAGCAATCATAGGAGAAAAACCTGACTTTAAGCAATTACTTAGTATGAATATGGTAGGAACCTTTGTAGAAAGTATTACACCTTCTGCTAAGGCAGGGGGAGAAGTAACCAAAATCTATCTATTAAAATCTCAACTAGGATTTTCTGCTGGAGAGGCAACGGTGTTGGTAACCCTACAAAAAATAATTAGCTTATTTACCTTTCTACTATTAAACACCATGGCTGTAGCGGCTTTTTTGTGTATGATCCACTGTGAAAGTCTGCAGCTACAGGTATTGTTATTAAGTACATTGTTTTTAGTTTTATGGATAGCCAGTCTTGTGGTCTTTCTAATCTATCCCAATAAAGTAAAGAAAATCCTTAAAGTTCTACCTATAAAGGAGGGCTGGAGGATAAAACTCCATGACTTTATCGGCACAATAGAAACAACTCTTCAGTCGGTTATGAAGGATAAAAAGAAACTTTTACCTCAATTTCTTTTATCCCTATGTATATGGGGACTCTTTGCTGTCAAAGCTTACTTAATAGCCAGAGGTCTAAAGATACAATTACCCTTTATCTCTATAGCAGTGGTAACCTATCTCACCTATATGATAGGAATGCTGCCTTTATTACCAGGGGGGATAGGTACATTTGAAGGAGGAATGGTATTCTTTTTGTTGCCATTGGGGGTTCCTGTTTATCAAGCTATAGCCTTTGCTTTAACTTTAAGATTTGTCACATTTTGGTTTGTGTTCCTCATCAGTGGTGGATGGTTAGGCTTCAAGGAAATAAAGAAAATTAGATTTAAGTGGAAAACAGCTTAA
- a CDS encoding AIR synthase family protein: MKIGKVPTEVLREVVFKNIKHKRPEVLVRPGIGEDCAVVDFEENVCVMSTDPITGAVKDIGSLSIHISCNDVASNGVEPIGVMMTILAPVGTTKEDLDYVMKEANKAAASINVEIIGGHSEITDAVNRMVISTTAIGRQRKKDMVTSKGAKVGDAVIMTKHGGLEGAAIIAHDLEKVLKDKVTEETIKSAKAFGEEISVVKEGVLAGKIGVHGMHDVTEGGILGALWELAEASNLGIEVYEDKIPIRPETLEICKALSINPLRLISSGVMVMAVPQEKKNSLMEILETVGIKATEIGKITENEKIIVKGNSIQILEAPETDELYKVI; encoded by the coding sequence ATGAAGATTGGAAAGGTACCTACAGAAGTATTAAGAGAGGTTGTATTTAAAAATATTAAGCATAAAAGACCAGAGGTATTGGTGCGGCCTGGCATAGGAGAGGATTGTGCTGTCGTAGATTTTGAAGAAAATGTATGTGTGATGAGTACGGACCCCATCACAGGTGCTGTTAAAGATATAGGTAGCTTAAGTATACATATTTCCTGCAATGATGTTGCCTCCAATGGTGTAGAACCTATAGGAGTAATGATGACGATATTGGCCCCTGTAGGTACCACCAAGGAGGACCTTGACTATGTCATGAAGGAGGCAAATAAGGCAGCTGCCTCCATTAATGTAGAGATTATTGGAGGGCATTCCGAAATTACTGATGCTGTCAACCGTATGGTGATTAGCACTACAGCCATCGGAAGACAAAGAAAAAAAGATATGGTGACATCTAAGGGAGCTAAAGTAGGAGATGCTGTCATTATGACGAAGCATGGGGGGCTAGAGGGAGCTGCTATTATTGCCCACGATCTAGAAAAGGTGTTAAAGGATAAAGTAACAGAAGAGACTATAAAGTCGGCTAAAGCCTTTGGAGAGGAAATTAGTGTTGTAAAGGAAGGTGTATTAGCAGGAAAGATAGGGGTCCACGGTATGCATGATGTTACTGAGGGGGGAATACTGGGAGCCCTATGGGAGTTAGCGGAGGCTTCTAATTTAGGTATAGAGGTTTACGAGGACAAAATCCCCATAAGGCCAGAAACCTTAGAAATCTGTAAAGCATTATCCATTAATCCCCTGAGGTTAATATCCAGCGGTGTTATGGTTATGGCTGTCCCTCAGGAAAAGAAAAATAGTCTGATGGAGATTTTAGAGACTGTAGGAATTAAAGCTACAGAAATAGGGAAAATCACAGAAAATGAAAAAATTATAGTAAAAGGAAATTCAATACAAATTTTAGAAGCACCTGAAACCGATGAACTTTACAAAGTTATCTGA
- a CDS encoding (2Fe-2S)-binding protein, protein MDMEITINSEKYVLDIDPSKRLIDLLREDLGLTGTKEGCGEGECGACTIIMNGVAVNSCLVFAYQAKNSEIITIEGLAKDEELDILQKSFIKNGAVQCGYCTPGMLMSSKALLMKNPNPTEEEIKIAISGNLCRCTGYTKIVRAVGDKDNHHNCNCR, encoded by the coding sequence ATGGACATGGAGATTACAATTAATAGTGAAAAATATGTTTTGGATATAGATCCTAGTAAAAGATTAATTGATCTTTTAAGGGAAGATTTAGGTTTAACAGGAACTAAAGAAGGGTGTGGAGAAGGGGAATGCGGTGCCTGCACTATAATTATGAATGGTGTTGCAGTTAACTCATGTCTTGTTTTTGCTTACCAAGCAAAAAATTCTGAAATAATAACTATTGAAGGTTTAGCAAAGGATGAAGAATTAGACATTTTACAGAAATCATTCATCAAGAATGGGGCTGTTCAATGTGGATATTGCACACCAGGTATGCTTATGTCTTCAAAAGCACTTCTTATGAAGAATCCTAATCCAACGGAAGAAGAAATTAAAATTGCCATATCAGGTAACTTGTGTAGATGTACAGGCTATACAAAAATCGTAAGAGCTGTAGGGGATAAAGATAATCATCATAATTGCAATTGTAGATAA
- a CDS encoding FAD binding domain-containing protein, whose amino-acid sequence MGNIEFKTPFNIEELIYCLKEVDENTFLLSGGTDLVIKLRNQNISKAKLIDMSKIEELNYIKVEEGYIKIGANATFSKISDNEIIRKHANAIYEVASQVGSTQIRNIARMAGNIANASPGGDSIPALECMEAKVKILNSKGEYTLKTIPEIVVGIGKNTLEKDEAIIEILIPHLSEEYRSAFGKYGISSRTTVIIANISVSMIVKYDKEKNLIKDAKVVLGAAAPVMYHAIEAEKFLVNKTPSNKLGEEFGEILQQHVKESIKGVKIFECKIDAVKGLGMSVYDRIFKDVL is encoded by the coding sequence ATGGGGAATATAGAATTTAAGACTCCATTTAATATTGAAGAGTTAATTTATTGTCTAAAGGAAGTGGATGAAAATACATTTCTTTTAAGTGGAGGTACAGATTTAGTTATTAAATTGAGAAATCAAAATATAAGTAAGGCAAAACTTATAGACATGTCAAAAATTGAGGAATTAAATTATATAAAGGTTGAAGAAGGCTATATTAAAATAGGTGCTAATGCAACTTTTTCAAAAATTTCTGATAATGAAATAATAAGAAAACATGCAAATGCAATATATGAAGTGGCATCTCAAGTGGGATCAACTCAAATAAGAAATATAGCTAGAATGGCTGGAAATATTGCTAATGCATCTCCAGGAGGAGACTCTATACCGGCCCTTGAATGTATGGAGGCTAAAGTTAAAATTCTCAATAGTAAAGGAGAATATACTTTAAAAACTATACCTGAAATTGTAGTGGGTATTGGGAAAAACACTTTGGAAAAAGATGAAGCAATAATAGAAATTTTAATACCTCATCTATCAGAGGAATATAGAAGTGCATTTGGCAAATATGGAATATCCAGCAGGACTACGGTGATTATTGCAAACATCAGCGTTTCTATGATAGTGAAATATGACAAAGAAAAAAACCTTATAAAAGACGCAAAAGTTGTATTAGGTGCCGCTGCACCAGTAATGTATCATGCAATAGAAGCTGAGAAGTTTTTAGTAAATAAAACCCCATCAAACAAACTTGGTGAAGAATTTGGTGAAATATTACAGCAACATGTAAAAGAGTCTATTAAGGGGGTTAAAATATTTGAATGTAAAATAGATGCAGTTAAAGGACTTGGAATGAGTGTATATGATAGAATTTTTAAGGATGTTTTATAG